From Flavobacterium alkalisoli, the proteins below share one genomic window:
- a CDS encoding helix-turn-helix transcriptional regulator: protein MGSHEEIKIEDDFFVLRFQNDSDETSHFEREVNTDLIQFHFGLKGRAKFIFNQGRYALDLREEVSLFLYNPQKELPVHLEIAPHSWVISVLISIKKFHSFFSEEADYIPFLSSENIDKKYYKDDRINPSMAIALNQLFNFNLHQSIRKLYFKGKVYELLSLYFNRAEDANTEQCPFLVDEDNVIKIRKAKDIVIANMAEPPGLQELADQVGINLKKLKMGFKQIYGDSVYSFLFDYKMEYARKLLDSGTYNVNEVGLRIGYSTASHFIAAFKKKFGTTPKKYLMSLNANA, encoded by the coding sequence ATGGGTTCTCACGAGGAAATTAAAATTGAGGATGATTTTTTTGTGCTGCGTTTCCAAAATGACAGCGACGAAACCTCCCATTTTGAAAGGGAAGTAAATACCGACCTGATACAATTTCACTTTGGGTTAAAGGGCAGGGCCAAGTTTATTTTTAATCAGGGCCGCTATGCACTGGACCTAAGGGAAGAGGTATCGCTTTTTTTATACAATCCGCAAAAGGAATTACCGGTTCATTTGGAGATTGCCCCGCACTCATGGGTAATATCCGTTCTTATTTCCATTAAAAAGTTTCACAGCTTTTTTTCGGAAGAGGCCGATTACATCCCATTCCTGAGTTCAGAAAATATAGATAAGAAGTACTATAAGGACGACAGGATAAACCCCTCTATGGCTATTGCATTAAACCAGCTGTTTAACTTTAACCTGCACCAGTCCATAAGGAAACTGTACTTTAAGGGTAAGGTTTATGAATTGCTTAGCCTGTACTTTAACCGTGCCGAAGATGCCAATACAGAGCAGTGTCCGTTTTTGGTGGATGAAGACAATGTAATAAAGATAAGGAAGGCAAAAGATATTGTTATTGCCAATATGGCCGAACCACCGGGGCTTCAGGAACTTGCAGACCAGGTAGGCATTAACCTGAAAAAGCTGAAAATGGGCTTTAAACAGATTTACGGCGACAGTGTATATAGTTTCCTTTTTGATTATAAAATGGAGTATGCCCGTAAGCTACTGGACAGCGGAACCTATAATGTAAACGAAGTAGGGCTTCGAATAGGTTACAGCACTGCCAGCCACTTTATTGCTGCCTTTAAAAAGAAATTTGGCACCACGCCTAAAAAATACCTTATGTCTTTAAACGCTAATGCTTAA
- the hemH gene encoding ferrochelatase, whose amino-acid sequence MKGVLLINLGSPDSPDPKDVKPYLDQFLMDKYVIDVPFLLRALLVRGIILRKRPEDSAEAYQKIWWEEGSPLIVLSERMYKKVEQKTELPVTLAMRYGKPSIETGLQQLADQGVTEVLLFPLYPQYAMASTLTVLAEAEEVRKKKFPQMTFTDVPAFYNKPDYIKVLADSIKSSLEGFNYDHLLFSYHGIPERHIRKTDVTKSHCKINSTCCTTPSAAHKFCYRHQCYETTRLVVEQLGIPEDKYSLTFQSRLAGDKWLEPYTDVEINNMPAKGVKSLAVVTPAFVTDCLETLEEIAMRANEDFKEHGGENFMAIPCLNDNNDWVDVVANWINEWAHAETPVV is encoded by the coding sequence ATGAAAGGTGTATTGTTAATTAACCTTGGTTCTCCGGACAGTCCGGATCCAAAAGACGTAAAACCCTATCTGGACCAGTTCCTGATGGACAAGTATGTTATAGATGTTCCTTTTTTACTAAGGGCTCTTTTAGTTAGAGGTATAATACTTAGAAAAAGACCGGAAGATTCGGCAGAAGCCTACCAGAAAATATGGTGGGAAGAAGGGTCTCCACTTATTGTACTATCGGAAAGGATGTACAAAAAAGTGGAACAAAAAACCGAACTGCCTGTAACATTAGCCATGCGTTATGGTAAACCGTCTATAGAAACAGGATTACAGCAACTGGCAGACCAGGGTGTAACCGAGGTACTGCTTTTCCCTCTTTATCCGCAATATGCCATGGCTTCTACCCTTACTGTTTTAGCAGAGGCAGAAGAAGTTCGCAAAAAGAAATTCCCGCAAATGACATTTACCGATGTCCCTGCGTTTTATAATAAACCCGACTATATAAAAGTACTGGCAGACTCAATTAAGAGTTCACTGGAAGGTTTTAATTACGACCACCTGCTGTTCTCTTACCATGGTATACCAGAACGCCATATAAGAAAAACAGATGTAACAAAATCACACTGTAAAATAAACAGCACCTGCTGTACAACGCCTTCGGCGGCACATAAATTCTGCTACCGTCATCAGTGTTACGAAACTACACGATTAGTAGTGGAGCAACTGGGTATTCCTGAAGATAAATACTCACTAACATTCCAGTCAAGGCTTGCAGGAGACAAATGGCTTGAACCTTATACCGATGTTGAGATAAACAACATGCCGGCAAAAGGAGTTAAGAGCCTTGCGGTAGTTACACCTGCGTTTGTAACAGACTGTCTTGAAACGCTCGAGGAAATAGCCATGCGTGCTAACGAAGATTTTAAGGAACACGGAGGAGAAAACTTCATGGCTATTCCTTGCCTTAATGATAATAACGATTGGGTTGATGTGGTGGCGAACTGGATTAATGAGTGGGCCCATGCAGAAACACCTGTAGTATAA
- a CDS encoding MATE family efflux transporter: MSVTSTDLANKDIKQLLFRQSVPASIGILFMTVNVLIDTIFVGRWIGALAIAALSVVMPITFFISSMGMAIGIGGSSVLSRALGKGNKEKALNTFAHQIMMTFGIASLFAILGLFFSEEILFAFGANGAIMAPAKEFFIPILIAVPFQAFCMTGNNVIRAEDKARHAMTAMIISAVSNIILDILLIKILNLGVFGAALATAFSFFFCFLYILWFFIYKSELKLELKHFVFHKELAKEIVSLSFVTFARQGVISILAILLNHTLYAEGGEHAVAVYGIISRMLMFALFPVLGITQGFMPIAGYNYGADNYGRVKETVITAIKYAGFFAVLVFIVVLVFAKPIVSVFTTDAIVIADTPGALRWVFAASPIIAVQLIGAAYFQAAGKATKALLLTLTKQGFFLIPLILILPHFFGIFGVWVSFPIADVLSTIVTGLFLKKEMTYHLKEA, from the coding sequence ATGTCTGTAACCTCTACGGATCTAGCCAATAAGGACATTAAGCAGCTGCTTTTCCGGCAGTCGGTACCTGCTTCCATAGGTATATTGTTCATGACAGTTAATGTCCTTATTGACACTATATTCGTAGGCCGATGGATTGGCGCACTGGCAATTGCCGCGCTATCTGTAGTAATGCCTATTACTTTTTTCATTTCTTCTATGGGTATGGCCATAGGTATAGGCGGAAGCTCGGTACTTTCACGAGCCTTAGGTAAAGGCAATAAGGAAAAAGCCCTTAACACCTTTGCTCATCAAATCATGATGACTTTTGGCATTGCTTCCCTTTTTGCAATATTAGGACTTTTTTTCAGCGAAGAAATATTGTTTGCCTTTGGTGCTAACGGAGCGATAATGGCTCCCGCCAAAGAGTTTTTTATACCCATACTTATTGCTGTTCCTTTTCAGGCCTTTTGCATGACGGGAAACAATGTAATACGGGCCGAAGACAAGGCACGCCATGCAATGACTGCCATGATAATATCGGCAGTGTCAAATATCATACTGGATATACTTTTAATCAAGATCCTGAACTTAGGGGTATTTGGTGCTGCACTGGCAACCGCATTTTCCTTTTTCTTCTGCTTTTTATATATCCTTTGGTTCTTTATTTACAAAAGCGAACTGAAACTGGAACTAAAACATTTTGTTTTTCATAAGGAACTCGCAAAAGAAATTGTATCCTTAAGCTTTGTAACGTTTGCAAGGCAGGGCGTAATAAGTATCCTGGCTATTCTACTTAACCATACCCTATATGCAGAAGGCGGCGAACATGCCGTAGCCGTTTATGGCATCATAAGCCGAATGCTTATGTTTGCACTGTTCCCTGTACTGGGAATAACGCAGGGCTTTATGCCTATAGCCGGTTATAATTACGGCGCCGATAATTACGGGCGGGTAAAGGAAACTGTTATCACTGCCATAAAATATGCAGGTTTCTTTGCCGTATTGGTATTTATAGTAGTATTAGTATTTGCCAAACCTATCGTTTCTGTCTTTACTACCGATGCAATTGTAATTGCCGATACCCCCGGTGCTTTACGCTGGGTATTTGCTGCATCGCCCATTATTGCTGTTCAGCTTATAGGCGCTGCTTATTTTCAGGCAGCGGGCAAGGCTACAAAAGCATTACTGCTTACGCTAACAAAACAGGGCTTTTTCTTAATACCGCTAATACTTATTTTACCGCACTTTTTTGGTATTTTTGGTGTATGGGTATCATTCCCCATTGCCGATGTATTGTCAACAATAGTTACAGGGTTATTCCTTAAAAAAGAAATGACCTACCATCTTAAAGAAGCATAA
- a CDS encoding CopD family protein gives MEYNYIKSLHLIFVITWFAGLFYIVRLFVYHLEANDKPSPEKEILIKQYKLMAYRLWYIITWPSAVLASIFAFWMLFFTATGNAWLTQPWMHVKLGFVFLLYLYHLKCHSIFRQLQNDEIKHTSNFMRIWNEGATIILFAVVFLVILKNAVNWIYGVVGIILFSVLIMLGFKFYKRIRKKNNS, from the coding sequence ATGGAATATAATTATATAAAATCGCTGCACCTCATCTTTGTGATAACCTGGTTTGCCGGGCTTTTTTACATAGTAAGGCTTTTTGTTTACCATTTAGAGGCTAATGATAAACCGTCTCCCGAAAAAGAGATTCTTATAAAGCAGTACAAACTTATGGCTTACAGGCTGTGGTATATTATTACATGGCCATCGGCAGTGCTGGCAAGTATTTTTGCCTTTTGGATGCTGTTTTTTACCGCTACCGGAAATGCATGGCTTACCCAACCTTGGATGCATGTAAAACTGGGGTTTGTATTCCTTTTATACCTCTACCATTTAAAATGTCACTCTATTTTCAGGCAGCTACAGAATGACGAAATAAAACACACCTCAAACTTTATGAGGATTTGGAACGAAGGTGCCACCATAATTTTATTTGCCGTTGTTTTTTTAGTAATTTTAAAGAATGCCGTAAACTGGATTTATGGCGTGGTGGGTATTATACTGTTTTCTGTACTTATAATGCTTGGCTTTAAATTTTACAAACGAATAAGGAAAAAGAACAACTCCTAA
- a CDS encoding sensor histidine kinase, with protein MRHKFKIGKWSLRVRIFLSMIFVTLIASLLIAAVSIYQFGKEAKEYHEDRLERKENAIKEHINYILSTTTYPLSTENLPLIFRERIHELANIHGLEVNIYDLNGHLLKSSKAAFSVDTINNNIPPSILRVLRSTAEKRYVDLKTEDGQKFRSSYSYLKDTKFKPLGILNLPYIKDEGYYEKEQRNFFMRFGQVYSFMLLISIIVAYFLSSYITKSLKSISERIAEIRLSQINQKIEMHDSPQEINQLVRSYNALVDDLDDSAAKLAQSEREQAWREMAKQVAHEIKNPLTPMRLTVQSFQRKFDPNDPDINKKLDEFSKTLIQQIDTMSSVASAFSSFASMPAQQNENINIVKIVQLALEIFNEGFITFSAEEQSIITRMDRTQLIRIITNLVKNAIQAIPSTHPEPLVEVSVYREGNSVKIKVRDNGKGISVENKNRIFEPKFTTKSSGMGLGLGIIKNIVENYHGTITFESELGHGTEFLVSLPITDSDLPPKETDNN; from the coding sequence ATGAGGCATAAGTTTAAGATAGGTAAATGGTCATTAAGGGTAAGGATTTTCCTTTCCATGATATTTGTTACCCTTATCGCCTCTTTACTTATCGCCGCAGTTTCCATATACCAGTTTGGCAAGGAAGCCAAGGAATACCATGAGGACAGGCTGGAAAGAAAGGAAAATGCCATAAAAGAGCATATCAATTATATCCTTTCTACTACTACTTACCCGCTTTCAACAGAAAACCTTCCATTGATTTTCAGGGAAAGGATACACGAACTGGCAAACATCCACGGACTTGAGGTAAACATATACGATCTTAACGGACATCTGCTTAAATCCTCTAAAGCCGCCTTCTCGGTAGATACCATAAATAACAATATCCCTCCAAGCATACTTAGGGTACTTCGCAGTACGGCAGAAAAACGCTATGTAGACCTAAAAACCGAAGACGGGCAAAAGTTCCGTTCCTCATACAGCTACCTTAAGGATACCAAGTTTAAACCTTTGGGGATACTTAACTTGCCTTACATAAAAGACGAAGGGTATTATGAAAAGGAGCAGCGTAACTTTTTTATGCGCTTCGGCCAGGTATACTCTTTCATGCTGCTTATTTCCATTATTGTAGCCTATTTCCTTTCCAGCTATATTACAAAATCACTTAAGTCAATTAGTGAACGGATTGCCGAAATACGCCTTAGTCAGATCAATCAGAAGATTGAAATGCACGATTCCCCTCAGGAAATCAATCAGCTGGTGCGGTCGTACAACGCATTGGTAGACGATCTGGACGACAGTGCCGCAAAACTGGCACAAAGCGAAAGGGAACAGGCATGGCGCGAAATGGCAAAACAGGTAGCACACGAAATTAAGAATCCGCTTACGCCAATGCGACTTACCGTACAAAGCTTTCAGCGTAAGTTTGATCCTAACGATCCTGATATAAATAAAAAGCTGGATGAATTTTCCAAAACCCTTATCCAGCAGATTGACACCATGAGCTCTGTAGCTTCGGCATTCTCCAGCTTTGCTTCCATGCCGGCACAGCAAAACGAAAACATCAATATCGTTAAGATTGTTCAGCTTGCACTGGAAATCTTTAATGAAGGGTTTATTACCTTTAGTGCCGAAGAGCAAAGCATTATTACCCGAATGGACCGTACCCAACTGATCCGTATTATTACCAATCTGGTTAAAAATGCCATTCAGGCTATCCCTTCTACCCATCCTGAACCTTTAGTGGAAGTAAGTGTTTACCGTGAAGGAAATTCTGTAAAGATTAAGGTAAGGGATAACGGAAAGGGAATTAGCGTAGAAAACAAAAATCGTATTTTTGAGCCTAAGTTTACCACTAAAAGCAGTGGTATGGGACTAGGCCTGGGAATTATAAAGAATATCGTGGAAAATTATCACGGAACAATTACTTTTGAAAGCGAATTGGGCCATGGCACAGAATTCCTGGTTTCGTTGCCGATTACCGATTCTGATTTACCTCCTAAAGAAACAGACAATAACTAA
- a CDS encoding enoyl-CoA hydratase/isomerase family protein — translation MNYENILAEQDNGLAVITINRPSKLNALNKATILELHEAFKALDADKNVKVIIVTGSGEKAFVAGADISEFADFNVTQGGELAAKGQELLFDFVQNLSTPVIAAVNGFALGGGLELAMAAHFRVASDNAKMGLPEVSLGVIPGYGGTQRLPQLVGKGRAMEMIMTAGMIGAEDAKAYGLVNHVVAQAELLDFCKGIASKIMKNSPVAISAAIRAINANYEDGVNGYDAEIKAFGEAFGTEDFKEGTTAFLEKRKAEFPGK, via the coding sequence ATGAACTACGAAAATATTTTAGCAGAACAGGATAATGGTCTTGCGGTTATTACCATAAACAGGCCATCTAAACTTAATGCCCTTAACAAAGCAACCATACTGGAACTACACGAAGCTTTTAAAGCTCTTGATGCCGATAAGAATGTAAAAGTTATTATTGTTACCGGTAGCGGTGAAAAAGCTTTTGTTGCAGGTGCAGATATTTCTGAATTTGCCGACTTTAATGTAACTCAGGGTGGTGAGCTTGCTGCAAAAGGACAGGAGCTTTTATTTGATTTTGTACAAAACCTGTCTACTCCGGTTATTGCTGCGGTAAACGGTTTTGCACTTGGCGGAGGACTTGAGCTTGCTATGGCAGCACACTTTAGGGTAGCTTCAGATAATGCAAAAATGGGATTACCGGAAGTATCTCTTGGTGTAATACCGGGATATGGCGGTACACAACGCTTACCTCAGCTTGTAGGTAAAGGCCGTGCTATGGAAATGATTATGACTGCCGGTATGATAGGCGCTGAAGACGCAAAAGCATACGGACTTGTAAACCATGTAGTGGCACAGGCAGAGCTACTTGATTTTTGTAAAGGTATCGCATCTAAAATAATGAAGAACTCTCCTGTGGCTATTTCGGCTGCAATCAGGGCTATTAATGCCAACTATGAAGATGGCGTTAACGGTTATGATGCTGAAATAAAAGCTTTTGGTGAAGCCTTTGGTACCGAAGATTTTAAAGAGGGTACCACAGCATTCCTTGAAAAAAGAAAAGCTGAATTTCCCGGAAAATAA
- a CDS encoding sterol desaturase family protein, translated as MLTIIFISFAVCFIIERLNLGWKLPQVPTWTIRVLGVNFVQLGVVLLAGISWEKWLSSYSIFHLSNHVSPALGGIIAYFIATLIFYWWHRWRHRIDFLWTHFHQIHHSPQRIEVITSFYKHPLEMVVNSIIGSLLVYTLLGLSLEAAGIYTVCTALGEFFYHTNIKTPQWIGYIFQRPEMHRIHHEYNKHTNNYGDIVWWDMLFGTYENPKEFKTSCGFDNEKEQRLFDMLRFKDVHKE; from the coding sequence ATGCTAACCATTATATTTATTTCCTTTGCAGTTTGCTTTATAATAGAAAGACTGAACCTGGGGTGGAAACTGCCTCAGGTACCTACCTGGACTATCAGGGTACTGGGTGTTAACTTTGTACAGTTGGGGGTCGTATTGCTTGCTGGAATCAGTTGGGAGAAATGGCTTTCTTCTTATTCCATTTTTCATCTTTCAAATCATGTTTCTCCTGCCTTAGGGGGAATTATAGCCTATTTTATAGCTACTTTAATATTTTACTGGTGGCACAGGTGGAGACATCGTATTGATTTTTTGTGGACTCATTTTCATCAGATACACCACAGCCCTCAGCGTATAGAGGTGATAACGTCTTTTTACAAGCATCCGCTGGAAATGGTTGTAAACTCGATTATAGGAAGCTTACTGGTTTATACGCTTTTAGGGTTAAGCCTTGAGGCAGCGGGAATTTATACGGTATGCACTGCCTTAGGAGAATTTTTCTATCATACCAATATTAAGACTCCGCAGTGGATTGGCTATATTTTTCAGCGACCTGAAATGCATCGCATTCACCATGAATACAACAAGCATACTAATAATTATGGCGATATAGTTTGGTGGGACATGCTGTTTGGAACGTATGAAAATCCAAAAGAGTTTAAAACATCCTGCGGTTTTGATAACGAAAAGGAGCAACGCCTTTTTGATATGCTCAGGTTTAAGGATGTTCATAAAGAATAA
- the yiaA gene encoding inner membrane protein YiaA — protein sequence MDSLKTTEVTETFKNEKLYKTSTAASKPSNAFIGASWCALIIGMASFCIGLFNANTMLLNEKGYYFTILLFGLFSVVSVQKSVRDRLEGIPVTDLYYSISWFTTFAAILLLIIGLWNADMELSEKGFYGMSFTLSLFAAIAVQKNTRDLKVFEKENLNA from the coding sequence ATGGATTCGCTAAAAACAACAGAGGTTACCGAAACCTTTAAAAATGAAAAACTGTATAAAACTTCAACGGCAGCATCTAAACCGAGTAATGCTTTTATAGGAGCATCGTGGTGTGCGCTTATTATAGGTATGGCTTCCTTTTGTATAGGACTTTTTAATGCTAATACTATGCTGCTTAATGAAAAAGGATATTATTTTACCATACTGCTGTTTGGATTATTCTCGGTAGTATCGGTACAAAAGAGTGTAAGGGACAGACTGGAAGGAATACCCGTAACCGACCTGTATTACAGCATTAGCTGGTTTACGACTTTTGCGGCTATACTGTTACTGATAATAGGGCTATGGAATGCCGATATGGAACTGAGTGAAAAGGGTTTTTACGGAATGTCGTTCACCCTTAGTCTTTTTGCGGCTATAGCTGTGCAAAAAAATACCCGTGACCTTAAAGTATTTGAAAAAGAGAATTTAAACGCTTAG
- a CDS encoding HD domain-containing protein, translated as MSNLIERTKAFVKQQLKDAEGGHDWFHIERVYNNALLIAKGEECNLLIVQLGALLHDIADSKFHDGDETVGPALAWRFMENENVPEEVILQVVNIIENISFKGGNFEKKFHSKELDIVQDADRLDALGAIGIARTFNYGGFKNRALYDPQIKPNLAMTKEEYKASTAPTINHFYEKLLLLKDRMNTETGKYLAEQRHRYMEDFLAQFYAEWNGEK; from the coding sequence ATGAGCAATCTTATTGAAAGAACAAAAGCATTTGTAAAACAACAACTAAAGGATGCCGAAGGAGGGCATGACTGGTTTCATATAGAACGTGTATACAATAATGCCCTGCTTATTGCAAAAGGGGAGGAATGTAACCTGCTTATTGTACAGCTTGGAGCATTACTTCATGATATAGCCGACAGCAAGTTTCATGATGGTGATGAAACGGTAGGCCCGGCACTGGCATGGCGCTTTATGGAAAATGAAAATGTTCCTGAAGAGGTAATATTACAGGTAGTAAACATTATTGAGAACATTTCCTTTAAAGGAGGTAATTTTGAAAAGAAGTTCCATTCTAAGGAGCTCGATATTGTTCAGGATGCCGACAGGCTTGATGCTTTAGGAGCTATAGGCATAGCGCGTACATTTAATTATGGGGGTTTTAAAAATAGGGCTTTGTATGACCCTCAAATAAAACCGAACCTAGCCATGACCAAAGAGGAATACAAGGCGAGTACCGCACCAACCATAAACCATTTTTATGAGAAGCTGCTATTACTTAAAGACAGGATGAATACCGAAACCGGTAAATATCTTGCCGAACAGCGCCACAGGTACATGGAAGATTTTCTTGCGCAGTTCTATGCCGAATGGAACGGGGAGAAATGA